A DNA window from Leopardus geoffroyi isolate Oge1 chromosome A1, O.geoffroyi_Oge1_pat1.0, whole genome shotgun sequence contains the following coding sequences:
- the LOC123598164 gene encoding kelch repeat and BTB domain-containing protein 6: MQSREEAPRSRRLASPRGGKRPKRVHKPTVSAFFTGPEELKDTAHSAALLAQLKSFYDARLLCDVTIEVVTPGSGPGTGRLFPCNRNVLAAACPYFKSMFTGGMYESHQANVTMHDVDAESFEVLVDYCYTGRVSLSEANVERLYAASDMLQLEYVREACASFLARRLDLANCTAIFKFADAFGHRKLRSQAQSFIAHNFKQLSQMGSIREETLADLTLAQLLSILRLDSLNIELEQTVCHVAVQWLEASPKERGPNAAEVFKCVRWTHFTDENKDYLEGLLTNTIVKKYCLDLIEGALQMRYGDKLCKSLVPKPESSGGSSGSGTSGGGGGSGGSGSGNSSGGGGSGCGSSSSSSMVPTSENPPQRLGVCAKKMVIFFGHPRDPFLCCDPYTGDIYKVPSPLTCLAHTRTVTTLAVCVSPDHDIYLAAQPRKDLWVYKPAQNSWQQLADRLLCREGMDVAYLNGYIYILGGRDPITGVKLKEVECYSVQRNQWALVAPLPHSFISFDLMVIQNYLYALNSKRMFCYDPSHNMWLKCVSLKRNDFQEACVFNDEIYCICDIPVMKVYNPVRGEWRQINNIPLVSETNNYRIINHGQKLLLITSRTPQWKKNRVTVYEYDTRGDQWINIGTTLGLFQFDSNFFCLSARVYPSCLEPGHSFLTEEEDVPSESSTEWDLGGFSELDSESGSSSSLSDDDLWVQVAPQ; encoded by the coding sequence ATGCAGTCCCGGGAAGAAGCTCCGCGCTCTCGCCGCCTGGCCAGTCCCCGCGGTGGGAAGCGGCCCAAGAGGGTTCACAAGCCCACGGTTTCGGCTTTTTTCACGGGCCCGGAGGAGCTGAAGGACACGGCTCATTCTGCAGCCCTGCTGGCGCAGCTTAAGTCTTTCTACGACGCGCGGCTGTTATGTGATGTGACCATCGAGGTGGTGACACCTGGCAGCGGGCCTGGCACCGGCCGCCTCTTCCCCTGCAACCGTAACGTGCTGGCTGCCGCGTGTCCTTACTTCAAGAGCATGTTCACTGGTGGCATGTACGAGAGCCACCAGGCGAATGTGACCATGCATGATGTGGATGCCGAGTCCTTCGAGGTGCTGGTCGACTACTGCTACACAGGTCGTGTATCCTTGAGTGAAGCCAACGTGGAACGCCTTTACGCGGCCTCTGACATGTTGCAGCTCGAGTACGTGCGGGAAGCTTGTGCCTCCTTCCTAGCCCGCCGCCTTGACCTGGCCAATTGCACCGCCATCTTTAAGTTTGCTGACGCCTTCGGCCATCGCAAACTGCGATCACAGGCCCAGTCCTTTATTGCCCACAACTTCAAGCAGCTCAGCCAGATGGGTTCGATTCGGGAAGAGACTCTGGCAGACCTGACCCTCGCCCAGTTGCTGTCTATTCTGCGCCTTGATAGTCTAAACATAGAGCTTGAGCAGACCGTGTGTCATGTGGCAGTGCAGTGGTTGGAAGCGTCTCCCAAGGAGCGGGGTCCCAACGCTGCGGAAGTCTTCAAGTGTGTCCGCTGgacccacttcacagatgaaaaTAAGGACTACCTGGAAGGGCTGCTGACCAACACCATTGTGAAGAAGTACTGTCTGGACCTTATCGAAGGGGCCCTGCAGATGCGATACGGTGACAAGTTGTGCAAGTCTCTGGTGCCGAAGCCAGAGAGCAGTGGCggcagcagcggcagcggcactagcggcggtggcggcggcagcggcggcagcggcagcggcaacagcagtggcggcggcggcagcggctgcggcagtagcagcagcagctcTATGGTACCTACATCAGAAAATCCGCCCCAGAGGCTGGGTGTGTGCGCTAAGAAGATGGTGATCTTCTTTGGACATCCTAGGGATCCCTTTCTGTGCTGTGACCCATACACCGGAGATATTTACAAAGTGCCGTCACCTCTGACCTGCCTTGCTCACACCAGGACTGTAACCACCTTagctgtctgtgtctctccagACCATGACATCTACCTGGCTGCCCAGCCCCGGAAAGACCTGTGGGTGTATAAGCCAGCCCAGAATAGTTGGCAGCAGCTTGCCGACCGCCTGCTGTGTCGCGAGGGCATGGATGTGGCCTACCTCAATGGCTACATCTACATCTTGGGTGGGCGAGACCCGATTACCGGCGTTAAATTGAAGGAAGTGGAATGCTACAGTGTTCAGAGAAACCAGTGGGCACTGGTGGCTCCGCTACCCCATTCTTTTATATCCTTTGATCTAATGGTAATTCAGAACTATCTTTATGCTCTCAACAGCAAGCGCATGTTCTGCTACGATCCTAGCCACAATATGTGGCTGAAGTGTGTTTCTCTGAAGCGCAATGACTTTCAGGAAGCCTGTGTCTTCAACGACGAGATCTACTGTATCTGTGACATCCCAGTCATGAAGGTCTACAATCCAGTCAGAGGAGAGTGGAGGCAGATCAATAATATTCCCTTGGTGTCGGAGACCAACAACTACCGGATAATCAATCACGGCCAAAAACTGTTGCTGATCACATCGCGCACCCCACAGTGGAAGAAGAACCGGGTGACCGTGTATGAATATGACACTAGAGGAGACCAGTGGATTAACATAGGTACCACGTTAGGCCTCTTCCAGTTTGATTCCAACTTCTTCTGCCTGTCAGCTCGTGTTTATCCTTCCTGCCTCGAGCCTGGTCACAGTTTCCTCACGGAGGAAGAAGATGTGCCAAGTGAATCCAGTACTGAATGGGATTTAGGTGGATTCAGTGAGCTGGACTCTGAGTCAGGAAGTTCAAGTTCTCTATCTGATGatgatttgtgggttcaggtAGCTCCTCAGTGA